A single genomic interval of Mucilaginibacter robiniae harbors:
- a CDS encoding DUF4932 domain-containing protein — MSRRLTSAIALVLSAATLMLGSCQSYNVASRYTSRYINANSGKVSAEVPETFELGYAMLALTDLAQKDTAIINRNTPYYQDLMAWFSKYKDHKGVARLNADLSRNPRMIKCYLDGLYAFQLNHGRVVLKENYRIDLNKVDFKRYAPLLQSFYKETNFNEFYNHHQILYSEMIQQANSLFTFAEAQKKVNNKVDSYQLVLSPLTKAYAGTMEIKGHAYSECIIFPRLSAKGISYAMNGTATGRQSVE; from the coding sequence ATGTCACGCCGTTTAACCTCCGCCATAGCCTTAGTGCTGTCTGCAGCCACTTTAATGCTAGGTAGCTGCCAGAGTTATAATGTGGCTTCCCGCTATACTTCCAGGTACATTAATGCCAATTCCGGTAAAGTATCGGCTGAAGTGCCGGAAACCTTCGAGTTGGGATATGCCATGCTGGCCCTTACCGATCTAGCCCAGAAAGACACCGCTATCATTAATCGCAATACGCCTTACTACCAGGATCTAATGGCTTGGTTTAGCAAATACAAAGATCATAAAGGCGTTGCCCGTCTGAATGCCGATTTAAGCCGCAATCCGAGAATGATTAAATGCTATCTGGATGGCTTGTACGCTTTTCAGCTAAATCATGGTCGGGTGGTATTAAAAGAAAACTATCGTATCGACTTGAACAAGGTAGATTTTAAACGTTATGCTCCGTTGCTGCAAAGCTTCTATAAGGAAACTAACTTTAACGAGTTTTACAATCATCACCAAATATTATACAGCGAAATGATACAACAGGCTAATAGCCTGTTCACCTTTGCAGAAGCACAAAAAAAGGTGAACAATAAGGTAGATAGCTACCAGCTTGTTTTATCGCCGCTAACTAAGGCTTATGCAGGTACTATGGAAATTAAAGGGCATGCCTATAGTGAATGTATCATTTTTCCTCGCCTTTCTGCCAAAGGTATCAGCTATGCCATGAATGGTACAGCTACTGGTAGGCAGTCGGTAGAATAA